In a single window of the Zea mays cultivar B73 chromosome 5, Zm-B73-REFERENCE-NAM-5.0, whole genome shotgun sequence genome:
- the LOC100283323 gene encoding uncharacterized protein isoform X1, which yields MVRDGEMGRSCPFDLGESIRPVSDDGEAVMATAENKRPRLSSGAEKKPSRKEILERKKATYELIRKAVAVKDHLAQLSDFHKYQRNVYLESGSGHQLRKPMRKYIQNLLKVNMEEPYGPEWLLEEKVKRREMVVPEARYIFVKQYSNGFITESSMKETEVEHMCAVCPESCLLGFVHYRFVVEEELPVLYVYELQMEPSAQGKGLGKFMMQLIEQIACKNQMGAVMLTVQKANTQAMAFYTKLRYVISSTSPSRVDPQIGLEKSYEILCKTFDSEAKSKLEDGDY from the exons ATGGTGCGCGATGGCGAAATGGGACGCTCCTGTCCGTTTGATCTGGGAGAATCGATCCGTCCCGTTTCTG ACGACGGGGAAGCGGTCATGGCGACGGcggagaacaagaggcccaggctcagcagtggagcagagaagaagCCAAGTAGGAAGGAG ATTTTGGAAAGGAAGAAGGCCACATATGAGCTTATAAGAAAAGCTGTAGCTGTGAAGGACCATCTAGCTCAATTATCTGATTTCCATAAATATCAGAGAAATG TGTACCTAGAGTCTGGAAGTGGTCATCAACTGAGAAAACCAATGAGGAAGTACATCCAAAATCTTCTTAAG GTTAACATGGAGGAACCTTATGGACCAGAATGGCTTTTAGAAGAGAAAgttaagcgtcgggagatggtggTCCCAGAAGCACGATATATATTTGTGAAGCAATATTCTAATGGGTTTATTACTGAAAGTTCCATGAAGGAAACGGAGGTGGAACATATGTGTGCAGTGTGTCCTGAAAGCTGCTTGCTTGGTTTTGTACACTATAGATTTGTTGTGGAAGAGGAGCTTCCTGTTCTTTATGTGTATGAGCTACAAATGGAGCCTTCTGCTCAGGGTAAGGGGCTGGGGAAGTTTATGATGCAGTTGATTGAACAGATCGCTTGCAAG AACCAAATGGGAGCTGTGATGCTAACAGTTCAGAAAGCTAACACTCAAGCGATGGCTTTCTATACCAAGTTGAG ATATGTGATATCTAGTACCTCGCCATCGCGAGTGGACCCTCAG ATAGGACTTGAAAAAAGCTATGAGATTCTATGCAAGACATTTGACTCTGAAGCTAAATCAAAATTAGAG GATGGGGACTATTAA
- the LOC100283323 gene encoding uncharacterized protein isoform X2 — protein MAKWDAPVRLIWENRSVPFLILERKKATYELIRKAVAVKDHLAQLSDFHKYQRNVYLESGSGHQLRKPMRKYIQNLLKVNMEEPYGPEWLLEEKVKRREMVVPEARYIFVKQYSNGFITESSMKETEVEHMCAVCPESCLLGFVHYRFVVEEELPVLYVYELQMEPSAQGKGLGKFMMQLIEQIACKNQMGAVMLTVQKANTQAMAFYTKLRYVISSTSPSRVDPQIGLEKSYEILCKTFDSEAKSKLEDGDY, from the exons ATGGCGAAATGGGACGCTCCTGTCCGTTTGATCTGGGAGAATCGATCCGTCCCGTTTCTG ATTTTGGAAAGGAAGAAGGCCACATATGAGCTTATAAGAAAAGCTGTAGCTGTGAAGGACCATCTAGCTCAATTATCTGATTTCCATAAATATCAGAGAAATG TGTACCTAGAGTCTGGAAGTGGTCATCAACTGAGAAAACCAATGAGGAAGTACATCCAAAATCTTCTTAAG GTTAACATGGAGGAACCTTATGGACCAGAATGGCTTTTAGAAGAGAAAgttaagcgtcgggagatggtggTCCCAGAAGCACGATATATATTTGTGAAGCAATATTCTAATGGGTTTATTACTGAAAGTTCCATGAAGGAAACGGAGGTGGAACATATGTGTGCAGTGTGTCCTGAAAGCTGCTTGCTTGGTTTTGTACACTATAGATTTGTTGTGGAAGAGGAGCTTCCTGTTCTTTATGTGTATGAGCTACAAATGGAGCCTTCTGCTCAGGGTAAGGGGCTGGGGAAGTTTATGATGCAGTTGATTGAACAGATCGCTTGCAAG AACCAAATGGGAGCTGTGATGCTAACAGTTCAGAAAGCTAACACTCAAGCGATGGCTTTCTATACCAAGTTGAG ATATGTGATATCTAGTACCTCGCCATCGCGAGTGGACCCTCAG ATAGGACTTGAAAAAAGCTATGAGATTCTATGCAAGACATTTGACTCTGAAGCTAAATCAAAATTAGAG GATGGGGACTATTAA
- the LOC100283323 gene encoding uncharacterized protein LOC100283323 has product MATAENKRPRLSSGAEKKPSRKEILERKKATYELIRKAVAVKDHLAQLSDFHKYQRNVYLESGSGHQLRKPMRKYIQNLLKVNMEEPYGPEWLLEEKVKRREMVVPEARYIFVKQYSNGFITESSMKETEVEHMCAVCPESCLLGFVHYRFVVEEELPVLYVYELQMEPSAQGKGLGKFMMQLIEQIACKNQMGAVMLTVQKANTQAMAFYTKLRYVISSTSPSRVDPQIGLEKSYEILCKTFDSEAKSKLEDGDY; this is encoded by the exons ATGGCGACGGcggagaacaagaggcccaggctcagcagtggagcagagaagaagCCAAGTAGGAAGGAG ATTTTGGAAAGGAAGAAGGCCACATATGAGCTTATAAGAAAAGCTGTAGCTGTGAAGGACCATCTAGCTCAATTATCTGATTTCCATAAATATCAGAGAAATG TGTACCTAGAGTCTGGAAGTGGTCATCAACTGAGAAAACCAATGAGGAAGTACATCCAAAATCTTCTTAAG GTTAACATGGAGGAACCTTATGGACCAGAATGGCTTTTAGAAGAGAAAgttaagcgtcgggagatggtggTCCCAGAAGCACGATATATATTTGTGAAGCAATATTCTAATGGGTTTATTACTGAAAGTTCCATGAAGGAAACGGAGGTGGAACATATGTGTGCAGTGTGTCCTGAAAGCTGCTTGCTTGGTTTTGTACACTATAGATTTGTTGTGGAAGAGGAGCTTCCTGTTCTTTATGTGTATGAGCTACAAATGGAGCCTTCTGCTCAGGGTAAGGGGCTGGGGAAGTTTATGATGCAGTTGATTGAACAGATCGCTTGCAAG AACCAAATGGGAGCTGTGATGCTAACAGTTCAGAAAGCTAACACTCAAGCGATGGCTTTCTATACCAAGTTGAG ATATGTGATATCTAGTACCTCGCCATCGCGAGTGGACCCTCAG ATAGGACTTGAAAAAAGCTATGAGATTCTATGCAAGACATTTGACTCTGAAGCTAAATCAAAATTAGAG GATGGGGACTATTAA